A genome region from Drosophila simulans strain w501 chromosome 2R, Prin_Dsim_3.1, whole genome shotgun sequence includes the following:
- the LOC27208617 gene encoding putative serine/threonine-protein kinase STE20-like isoform X1, with protein sequence MMCSNNISNYKLLEILKNGKVGTVYKAEDLNNKCLAVKKVSVDQPMEKLKLLFNEVLTVRRLQHRNINTIVSCFLYKQYVYLTYNFMCFGNCEMLLKNVYTSGFPEVTIALILKDVLSALTYIHSEHYVHGSVRAKHILLSPRKAVLSNFRYCQSFISQGEKKQFLFGSTVGIEKELYWTAPEVLYQNLSGYTEKIDIYSIGITCCEMANGFQPFKDTELTYMYIEKVRGSLQVLLDKNSLLENQGSLEHTNKRIVRDVIVNKSFSEDFHQFVELCLNKNPLSRWAASKLMTHSFLKQCRNTSLLDQLKDLGKKMSNFKINEHEIFCDARCSPQPNDTIWKF encoded by the exons ATGATGTGCAGTAACAATATATCTAACTACAAGCTGTTAGAAATACTTAAAAATGGAAAGGTTGGAACGGTTTACAAAGCAGAagatttaaacaataaatgctTGGCTGTTAAAAAGGTTTCTGTGGATCAGCCAATGGAAAAGCTTAAACTATTGTTTAACGAAGTTTTAACTGTTCGTCGGCTTCAacatagaaatataaatactatcGTCAGTTGTTTTTTGTACAAGCAGTATGTTTATTTGACCTACAATTTTATGTGTTTTGGAAATTGTGAAATGCTGCTAAAGAACGTGTATACTTCTG GGTTTCCGGAGGTTACAATTGCACTAATTTTGAAGGATGTATTGTCAGCACTTACTTATATTCACTCCGAGCATTATGTTCATGGATCAGTAAGGGCTAAGCACATACTCTTAAGTCCCAGAAAAGCTGTTCTATCAAATTTTAGATACTGTCAAAGTTTTATTAGTCAAGGtgaaaaaaaacagtttttatttgGATCAACGGTTGGAATAGAAAAAGAGTTGTATTGGACAGCACCAGAAGTTTTATATCAAAACCTTTCTGGTTATACTGAAAAAATAGATATTTATTCCATCGGAATTACTTGTTGTGAAATGGCAAACGGGTTTCAGCCCTTTAAAGACACAGAATTAACATACATGTATATTGAAAAAGTGCGTGGAAGTCTGCAAGTGCTACTGGATAAAAACAGCCTATTGGAAAATCAAg GTTCACTGGAGCACACAAATAAACGGATTGTTCGTGATGtaattgtaaacaaatcattttCAGAAGACTTCCATCAATTTGTTGAGCTgtgcttaaataaaaatccattgTCTCGATGGGCAGCATCAAAATTAATGACACACTCGTTTCTTAAGCAATGCCGGAATACCAGTCTTTTAGACCAATTaaaagacttaggcaaaaaaatgtcaaattttaaaataaatgaac atgaaatattttgtgacGCTCGGTGCAGCCCTCAACCAAATGATACAATATGGAAATTTTAA
- the LOC27208617 gene encoding putative serine/threonine-protein kinase STE20-like isoform X6, which yields MMCSNNISNYKLLEILKNGKVGTVYKAEDLNNKCLAVKKVSVDQPMEKLKLLFNEVLTVRRLQHRNINTIVSCFLYKQYVYLTYNFMCFGNCEMLLKNVYTSGSLEHTNKRIVRDVIVNKSFSEDFHQFVELCLNKNPLSRWAASKLMTHSFLKQCRNTSLLDQLKDLGKKMSNFKINEHEIFCDARCSPQPNDTIWKF from the exons ATGATGTGCAGTAACAATATATCTAACTACAAGCTGTTAGAAATACTTAAAAATGGAAAGGTTGGAACGGTTTACAAAGCAGAagatttaaacaataaatgctTGGCTGTTAAAAAGGTTTCTGTGGATCAGCCAATGGAAAAGCTTAAACTATTGTTTAACGAAGTTTTAACTGTTCGTCGGCTTCAacatagaaatataaatactatcGTCAGTTGTTTTTTGTACAAGCAGTATGTTTATTTGACCTACAATTTTATGTGTTTTGGAAATTGTGAAATGCTGCTAAAGAACGTGTATACTTCTG GTTCACTGGAGCACACAAATAAACGGATTGTTCGTGATGtaattgtaaacaaatcattttCAGAAGACTTCCATCAATTTGTTGAGCTgtgcttaaataaaaatccattgTCTCGATGGGCAGCATCAAAATTAATGACACACTCGTTTCTTAAGCAATGCCGGAATACCAGTCTTTTAGACCAATTaaaagacttaggcaaaaaaatgtcaaattttaaaataaatgaac atgaaatattttgtgacGCTCGGTGCAGCCCTCAACCAAATGATACAATATGGAAATTTTAA
- the LOC27208617 gene encoding putative serine/threonine-protein kinase STE20-like isoform X4: protein MMCSNNISNYKLLEILKNGKVGTVYKAEDLNNKCLAVKKVSVDQPMEKLKLLFNEVLTVRRLQHRNINTIVSCFLYKQYVYLTYNFMCFGNCEMLLKNVYTSGFPEVTIALILKDVLSALTYIHSEHYVHGSVRAKHILLSPRKAVLSNFRYCQSFISQGEKKQFLFGSTVGIEKELYWTAPEVLYQNLSGYTEKIDIYSIGITCCEMANGFQPFKDTELTYMYIEKVRGSLQVLLDKNSLLENQDEIFCDARCSPQPNDTIWKF, encoded by the exons ATGATGTGCAGTAACAATATATCTAACTACAAGCTGTTAGAAATACTTAAAAATGGAAAGGTTGGAACGGTTTACAAAGCAGAagatttaaacaataaatgctTGGCTGTTAAAAAGGTTTCTGTGGATCAGCCAATGGAAAAGCTTAAACTATTGTTTAACGAAGTTTTAACTGTTCGTCGGCTTCAacatagaaatataaatactatcGTCAGTTGTTTTTTGTACAAGCAGTATGTTTATTTGACCTACAATTTTATGTGTTTTGGAAATTGTGAAATGCTGCTAAAGAACGTGTATACTTCTG GGTTTCCGGAGGTTACAATTGCACTAATTTTGAAGGATGTATTGTCAGCACTTACTTATATTCACTCCGAGCATTATGTTCATGGATCAGTAAGGGCTAAGCACATACTCTTAAGTCCCAGAAAAGCTGTTCTATCAAATTTTAGATACTGTCAAAGTTTTATTAGTCAAGGtgaaaaaaaacagtttttatttgGATCAACGGTTGGAATAGAAAAAGAGTTGTATTGGACAGCACCAGAAGTTTTATATCAAAACCTTTCTGGTTATACTGAAAAAATAGATATTTATTCCATCGGAATTACTTGTTGTGAAATGGCAAACGGGTTTCAGCCCTTTAAAGACACAGAATTAACATACATGTATATTGAAAAAGTGCGTGGAAGTCTGCAAGTGCTACTGGATAAAAACAGCCTATTGGAAAATCAAg atgaaatattttgtgacGCTCGGTGCAGCCCTCAACCAAATGATACAATATGGAAATTTTAA
- the LOC27208617 gene encoding putative serine/threonine-protein kinase STE20-like isoform X5 — MMCSNNISNYKLLEILKNGKVGTVYKAEDLNNKCLAVKKVSVDQPMEKLKLLFNEVLTVRRLQHRNINTIVSCFLYKQYVYLTYNFMCFGNCEMLLKNVYTSGFPEVTIALILKDVLSALTYIHSEHYVHGSVRAKHILLSPRKAVLSNFRYCQSFISQGEKKQFLFGSTVGIEKELYWTAPEVLYQNLSGYTEKIDIYSIGITCCEMANGFQPFKDTELTYMYIEKVRGSLQVLLDKNSLLENQETNNSI, encoded by the exons ATGATGTGCAGTAACAATATATCTAACTACAAGCTGTTAGAAATACTTAAAAATGGAAAGGTTGGAACGGTTTACAAAGCAGAagatttaaacaataaatgctTGGCTGTTAAAAAGGTTTCTGTGGATCAGCCAATGGAAAAGCTTAAACTATTGTTTAACGAAGTTTTAACTGTTCGTCGGCTTCAacatagaaatataaatactatcGTCAGTTGTTTTTTGTACAAGCAGTATGTTTATTTGACCTACAATTTTATGTGTTTTGGAAATTGTGAAATGCTGCTAAAGAACGTGTATACTTCTG GGTTTCCGGAGGTTACAATTGCACTAATTTTGAAGGATGTATTGTCAGCACTTACTTATATTCACTCCGAGCATTATGTTCATGGATCAGTAAGGGCTAAGCACATACTCTTAAGTCCCAGAAAAGCTGTTCTATCAAATTTTAGATACTGTCAAAGTTTTATTAGTCAAGGtgaaaaaaaacagtttttatttgGATCAACGGTTGGAATAGAAAAAGAGTTGTATTGGACAGCACCAGAAGTTTTATATCAAAACCTTTCTGGTTATACTGAAAAAATAGATATTTATTCCATCGGAATTACTTGTTGTGAAATGGCAAACGGGTTTCAGCCCTTTAAAGACACAGAATTAACATACATGTATATTGAAAAAGTGCGTGGAAGTCTGCAAGTGCTACTGGATAAAAACAGCCTATTGGAAAATCAAg AGACCAATAATTCCATCTGA
- the LOC27208617 gene encoding putative serine/threonine-protein kinase STE20-like isoform X2 — protein MMCSNNISNYKLLEILKNGKVGTVYKAEDLNNKCLAVKKVSVDQPMEKLKLLFNEVLTVRRLQHRNINTIVSCFLYKQYVYLTYNFMCFGNCEMLLKNVYTSGFPEVTIALILKDVLSALTYIHSEHYVHGSVRAKHILLSPRKAVLSNFRYCQSFISQGEKKQFLFGSTVGIEKELYWTAPEVLYQNLSGYTEKIDIYSIGITCCEMANGFQPFKDTELTYMYIEKVRGSLQVLLDKNSLLENQGSLEHTNKRIVRDVIVNKSFSEDFHQFVELCLNKNPLSRWAASKLMTHSFLKQCRNTSLLDQLKDLGKKMSNFKINELRCSSHSRLWIYVYDT, from the exons ATGATGTGCAGTAACAATATATCTAACTACAAGCTGTTAGAAATACTTAAAAATGGAAAGGTTGGAACGGTTTACAAAGCAGAagatttaaacaataaatgctTGGCTGTTAAAAAGGTTTCTGTGGATCAGCCAATGGAAAAGCTTAAACTATTGTTTAACGAAGTTTTAACTGTTCGTCGGCTTCAacatagaaatataaatactatcGTCAGTTGTTTTTTGTACAAGCAGTATGTTTATTTGACCTACAATTTTATGTGTTTTGGAAATTGTGAAATGCTGCTAAAGAACGTGTATACTTCTG GGTTTCCGGAGGTTACAATTGCACTAATTTTGAAGGATGTATTGTCAGCACTTACTTATATTCACTCCGAGCATTATGTTCATGGATCAGTAAGGGCTAAGCACATACTCTTAAGTCCCAGAAAAGCTGTTCTATCAAATTTTAGATACTGTCAAAGTTTTATTAGTCAAGGtgaaaaaaaacagtttttatttgGATCAACGGTTGGAATAGAAAAAGAGTTGTATTGGACAGCACCAGAAGTTTTATATCAAAACCTTTCTGGTTATACTGAAAAAATAGATATTTATTCCATCGGAATTACTTGTTGTGAAATGGCAAACGGGTTTCAGCCCTTTAAAGACACAGAATTAACATACATGTATATTGAAAAAGTGCGTGGAAGTCTGCAAGTGCTACTGGATAAAAACAGCCTATTGGAAAATCAAg GTTCACTGGAGCACACAAATAAACGGATTGTTCGTGATGtaattgtaaacaaatcattttCAGAAGACTTCCATCAATTTGTTGAGCTgtgcttaaataaaaatccattgTCTCGATGGGCAGCATCAAAATTAATGACACACTCGTTTCTTAAGCAATGCCGGAATACCAGTCTTTTAGACCAATTaaaagacttaggcaaaaaaatgtcaaattttaaaataaatgaac ttcgTTGCAGCTCCCACAGTAGGCTCTGGATTTATGTTTATGACACATAG
- the LOC27208617 gene encoding putative serine/threonine-protein kinase STE20-like isoform X3 — MMCSNNISNYKLLEILKNGKVGTVYKAEDLNNKCLAVKKVSVDQPMEKLKLLFNEVLTVRRLQHRNINTIVSCFLYKQYVYLTYNFMCFGNCEMLLKNVYTSGFPEVTIALILKDVLSALTYIHSEHYVHGSVRAKHILLSPRKAVLSNFRYCQSFISQGEKKQFLFGSTVGIEKELYWTAPEVLYQNLSGYTEKIDIYSIGITCCEMANGFQPFKDTELTYMYIEKVRGSLQVLLDKNSLLENQGSLEHTNKRIVRDVIVNKSFSEDFHQFVELCLNKNPLSRWAASKLMTHSFLKQCRNTSLLDQLKDLGKKMSNFKINEQTNNSI, encoded by the exons ATGATGTGCAGTAACAATATATCTAACTACAAGCTGTTAGAAATACTTAAAAATGGAAAGGTTGGAACGGTTTACAAAGCAGAagatttaaacaataaatgctTGGCTGTTAAAAAGGTTTCTGTGGATCAGCCAATGGAAAAGCTTAAACTATTGTTTAACGAAGTTTTAACTGTTCGTCGGCTTCAacatagaaatataaatactatcGTCAGTTGTTTTTTGTACAAGCAGTATGTTTATTTGACCTACAATTTTATGTGTTTTGGAAATTGTGAAATGCTGCTAAAGAACGTGTATACTTCTG GGTTTCCGGAGGTTACAATTGCACTAATTTTGAAGGATGTATTGTCAGCACTTACTTATATTCACTCCGAGCATTATGTTCATGGATCAGTAAGGGCTAAGCACATACTCTTAAGTCCCAGAAAAGCTGTTCTATCAAATTTTAGATACTGTCAAAGTTTTATTAGTCAAGGtgaaaaaaaacagtttttatttgGATCAACGGTTGGAATAGAAAAAGAGTTGTATTGGACAGCACCAGAAGTTTTATATCAAAACCTTTCTGGTTATACTGAAAAAATAGATATTTATTCCATCGGAATTACTTGTTGTGAAATGGCAAACGGGTTTCAGCCCTTTAAAGACACAGAATTAACATACATGTATATTGAAAAAGTGCGTGGAAGTCTGCAAGTGCTACTGGATAAAAACAGCCTATTGGAAAATCAAg GTTCACTGGAGCACACAAATAAACGGATTGTTCGTGATGtaattgtaaacaaatcattttCAGAAGACTTCCATCAATTTGTTGAGCTgtgcttaaataaaaatccattgTCTCGATGGGCAGCATCAAAATTAATGACACACTCGTTTCTTAAGCAATGCCGGAATACCAGTCTTTTAGACCAATTaaaagacttaggcaaaaaaatgtcaaattttaaaataaatgaac AGACCAATAATTCCATCTGA